Proteins encoded within one genomic window of Lampris incognitus isolate fLamInc1 chromosome 1, fLamInc1.hap2, whole genome shotgun sequence:
- the atoh1a gene encoding protein atonal homolog 1a — protein METLHVGGWSGGDRPPHGLTLVDGGGDPRAWLAPVQPAGTRVAHVTSPSPCPSAGSRHESDSPTSSGHPSPSSNRKAAKIPSSSPSRAREAARLTDSASGPAEAGARPRVQPGKPGTVQRQRRVAANARERRRMHGLNHAFDELRSVIPALDNDKKLSKYETLQMAQIYISALADLLQGPVSANTTSATTTSISNDDDLPDGNSPKCDLMISSSVDVLEAGEDGAPPPGADCRRTATVTVTAGGVLPVQISGVPYGSSFDDGCFSALMEEAMRSLSPSASSPSSSSSSSSRVGRSVGGERKGSPRSDGEFSPRSQYSDSDEMPTEPHSSEEDDLTELKRPRHHHHHHHHHHPAFCATILK, from the exons ATGGAGACTCTGCACGTGGGGGGATGGAGCGGCGGAGACCGTCCTCCGCACGGCCTGACGCTCGTGGACGGCGGCGGTGACCCACGCGCCTGGCTGGCCCCGGTGCAGCCCGCTGGCACCCGCGTGGCACACGTCACTTCCCCCTCACCCTGCCCCAGCGCAGGCTCCCGTCACG AGAGTGACTCTCCGACATCTTCGGGGCACCCCAGCCCGTCCAGCAACCGGAAAGCTGCCAAAATACCCTCCTCGTCTCCGTCCAGAGCCAGGGAGGCGGCCAGGCTAACGGACTCCGCTTCCGGCCCCGCGGAGGCCGGAGCGCGCCCGAGAGTCCAGCCCGGGAAACCCGGCACCGTGCAGAGGCAGAGGCGCGTGGCCGCGAACGCGCGGGAGCGGCGGCGGATGCACGGGCTCAACCACGCGTTCGACGAGCTGCGCAGCGTCATCCCCGCGCTGGACAACGACAAGAAGCTGTCCAAGTACGAAACCCTTCAAATGGCGCAGATCTACATCAGCGCCCTGGCGGACTTGCTCCAGGGCCCGGTCTCTGCCAACACCACCtccgccaccaccaccagcatCAGCAACGACGACGACCTTCCCGACGGTAACTCGCCAAAATGTGACTTAATGATTTCGTCCAGCGTGGACGTGTTGGAAGCGGGGGAGGACGGAGCCCCCCCGCCCGGCGCGGACTGCAGGAGGACGGCCACCGTCACCGTCACCGCAGGCGGCGTCCTACCCGTCCAAATCAGCGGAGTGCCCTACGGCTCCTCCTTCGACGACGGCTGCTTCTCGGCGCTGATGGAGGAGGCGATGCGTTCCCTGTCTCCGTCCGCCTCCtcgccctcctcctcttcctcctcctcctccagggtGGGCCGCTCGGTCGGGGGCGAGAGGAAAGGCTCGCCGCGGAGCGACGGGGAGTTTTCTCCCCGCTCGCAGTACAGTGACTCGGACGAGATGCCGACGGAGCCGCACTCCAGCGAAGAAGACGACCTAACAGAACTTAAGCGACcccgtcaccaccaccaccaccaccaccaccaccacccggcATTCTGCGCCACCATTCTGAAATGA